A section of the Campylobacter lanienae NCTC 13004 genome encodes:
- the tsaD gene encoding tRNA (adenosine(37)-N6)-threonylcarbamoyltransferase complex transferase subunit TsaD: protein MILGIESSCDDSSVALLDLKFNLIYHKKITQELEHSKYGGVVPELAARLHTGAFPNLIKDIKPYFKDIKAIAVTNSPGLSVSLVSGVSVAKALSVGLNSPLIEINHLVGHIYSLFLNSDEKLPLGVLLVSGGHTMVLYIDEKGDIKTLVSTSDDSFGESFDKVAKMMGFGYPGGAIIENLAKKSTNDRYKFTIPLKGDKRLEYSFSGLKNQVRIEIEKSLNNSNSDFADIAAGFEKAACEHIIDKLKRVCESVKFANLGVVGGASANLYLRARLLELCENFDMNLLVAPMEFCSDNAVMIARAGIAKYQKGRFANINELKISPRSSLSSIYL from the coding sequence GTGATTTTAGGAATTGAGAGTAGCTGTGATGATAGCTCTGTGGCGCTTTTGGATCTAAAATTCAATCTCATATATCATAAAAAAATAACTCAAGAGCTAGAGCATAGTAAATATGGCGGCGTAGTCCCTGAACTAGCTGCTAGATTACACACTGGGGCTTTCCCAAATTTAATTAAAGATATTAAGCCATATTTTAAAGATATTAAAGCGATCGCTGTGACAAATAGCCCTGGGCTTAGCGTTAGCTTAGTTAGTGGTGTGAGCGTGGCTAAAGCACTTAGCGTGGGGCTAAATTCGCCATTAATTGAGATAAATCACTTAGTTGGGCATATATACTCTTTGTTTTTAAACTCAGATGAGAAGTTACCTCTTGGGGTGCTTTTAGTCAGTGGTGGGCATACTATGGTTTTGTATATCGATGAAAAGGGCGATATCAAGACCCTTGTGTCTACTAGTGATGATAGCTTTGGTGAGAGCTTTGATAAGGTGGCTAAGATGATGGGCTTTGGCTATCCTGGTGGAGCGATTATAGAGAATTTAGCCAAAAAATCAACAAATGATAGATATAAATTTACAATTCCACTAAAAGGCGATAAGAGATTAGAATATAGCTTTTCAGGATTAAAAAATCAAGTTAGAATAGAGATAGAAAAGAGCCTTAATAACTCTAATAGCGATTTTGCTGATATCGCAGCTGGATTTGAGAAGGCGGCTTGTGAGCATATTATAGATAAGCTTAAAAGAGTGTGTGAGAGTGTGAAATTTGCGAATTTAGGTGTCGTGGGTGGGGCGAGTGCGAATTTGTATTTGAGGGCTAGGTTGCTTGAGCTTTGTGAGAATTTTGATATGAATTTGCTAGTTGCGCCGATGGAATTTTGTAGTGATAATGCAGTTATGATAGCAAGAGCAGGTATAGCAAAGTATCAAAAAGGCAGATTTGCTAATATAAATGAGCTAAAAATTAGCCCTAGATCAAGCTTAAGCTCAATTTATTTATGA
- the dxr gene encoding 1-deoxy-D-xylulose-5-phosphate reductoisomerase: MIVLGSSGSIGLNALNLARENGLQIDALACKSSVAILNSQIEEFAPKLVYIDDDSLKSQINHKFVFSKKDGIEKFLKACDEQSHGAKLINAFVGFDGLIPSLKALELGFDLALANKESLVAGGKFLDCSKITPIDSEHFGLKFMLKDRPKIHRLIITASGGAFYNREISALAGASVEDALKHPNWSMGAKITIDSATMVNKLFEIVEAFWLYSCQNIDAYIERKSLIHALIEFQDGSSTAHISKPDMRLAIAHAIGLGEQRVIENLDIKLLQNITLEPIDLDRYKAFSLKDELLQNPQIGAIINAANDEIVAGFLNKRVNFISISNAIFDALDKFGSFKLDSVESVIEINQKVREYIKDRYMA; the protein is encoded by the coding sequence ATGATAGTACTTGGCAGTAGTGGGAGCATAGGGCTAAATGCTTTAAACTTAGCTAGGGAAAATGGCTTACAGATAGATGCTTTAGCGTGTAAGAGCAGTGTGGCAATCTTAAATTCACAAATAGAAGAATTCGCCCCAAAATTAGTATATATAGACGATGATAGCCTAAAATCTCAAATCAATCACAAATTTGTCTTTAGCAAAAAAGATGGAATAGAGAAATTCTTAAAAGCCTGTGATGAGCAAAGTCATGGGGCTAAGCTTATAAATGCATTTGTGGGATTTGATGGATTGATACCTAGCTTAAAGGCTTTGGAGCTTGGGTTTGATCTAGCTTTGGCAAACAAAGAGAGCCTTGTGGCTGGGGGAAAATTTTTAGATTGTTCTAAGATTACGCCGATTGATAGTGAGCATTTTGGGCTTAAATTTATGTTAAAGGATCGCCCAAAAATTCATAGATTGATAATCACAGCTAGCGGTGGAGCCTTCTATAATCGTGAGATTTCGGCGTTAGCAGGTGCTAGTGTAGAAGATGCTCTAAAACACCCAAATTGGAGTATGGGAGCTAAGATTACCATTGATAGTGCTACGATGGTAAATAAGCTATTTGAGATTGTGGAGGCGTTTTGGCTATATAGTTGCCAAAATATAGACGCTTATATAGAGAGAAAATCCCTAATCCACGCATTGATTGAATTCCAAGATGGATCTAGCACGGCTCACATCTCAAAGCCTGATATGAGACTTGCTATAGCCCACGCCATAGGGCTTGGTGAGCAAAGAGTAATTGAAAATTTAGATATTAAGTTGTTGCAAAATATCACCCTTGAGCCAATTGATTTAGATAGATATAAGGCATTTAGCTTAAAAGATGAATTATTACAAAATCCGCAAATCGGCGCTATTATCAATGCTGCTAATGATGAGATTGTGGCTGGATTTTTGAATAAAAGAGTGAATTTTATCTCTATTAGTAATGCGATTTTTGATGCTTTGGATAAATTTGGTAGTTTTAAACTTGATAGCGTTGAGTCTGTAATTGAGATAAATCAAAAGGTGAGAGAGTATATAAAAGATAGATATATGGCTTAA
- a CDS encoding D-2-hydroxyacid dehydrogenase has protein sequence MKIVCLDADTLGNDVDLDSVFGKFGEFVSYNMTDETQTIQRLQNADIVLTNKVLITKDVIAKTNLKLICVTATGVNNIDLVAAKEANIPVKNVAGYSTNSVVQQTFANILAIRNSTSYYENYGKNSDGWAKSPIFVNLDKPIFELSGKKFCVVGLGTIGLEVAKVAQAFGCEVSYYSTSGNNSNSNFKRVSFDEVLKSDIISIHAPLNENTKNLFNSKALNQLKDGAMLVNSGRGGIVDEEYMAKLIDEREIYFTTDVLEKEPIVANHPLLKVKNKDRLMITPHIAWASVEARRKLIELSAKNIEDFIKDQNG, from the coding sequence ATGAAAATAGTATGTTTAGATGCCGATACTTTGGGCAATGATGTTGATTTAGATAGCGTATTTGGCAAATTTGGCGAGTTTGTCAGCTACAATATGACAGATGAGACTCAAACCATCCAAAGGCTCCAAAACGCCGATATAGTGCTAACAAATAAGGTTTTAATCACCAAAGATGTTATCGCTAAAACAAATTTAAAATTAATTTGCGTAACCGCAACTGGCGTTAATAATATCGATTTAGTAGCTGCCAAAGAGGCTAATATCCCTGTTAAAAATGTCGCTGGATACTCCACTAATAGCGTAGTTCAACAGACTTTTGCCAATATCTTAGCCATTAGAAATAGCACAAGTTACTATGAAAATTATGGCAAAAATAGCGATGGCTGGGCCAAAAGTCCGATATTTGTAAATTTAGATAAACCAATTTTCGAGCTTAGCGGTAAAAAATTTTGCGTTGTTGGGCTTGGTACAATCGGCCTTGAAGTGGCTAAGGTGGCTCAAGCTTTTGGCTGCGAAGTATCCTACTACTCCACAAGTGGCAATAACTCAAATTCAAATTTCAAAAGAGTTAGCTTTGATGAAGTTTTGAAATCTGATATAATCAGCATTCACGCACCACTTAATGAAAATACAAAAAATCTCTTTAACTCTAAGGCTCTTAATCAATTAAAAGATGGAGCGATGCTAGTAAATAGTGGTCGTGGCGGGATTGTAGATGAAGAGTATATGGCTAAATTAATTGATGAGCGTGAAATTTATTTTACCACTGATGTCTTAGAAAAAGAGCCGATAGTGGCTAATCATCCGCTATTAAAGGTCAAAAACAAAGATAGATTGATGATTACTCCGCATATTGCGTGGGCGAGTGTAGAGGCTAGAAGAAAATTAATCGAGCTAAGTGCGAAAAATATAGAAGATTTTATAAAGGATCAAAATGGCTGA
- a CDS encoding M99 family carboxypeptidase catalytic domain-containing protein: MIIFLTIFIFVSGAYAKFTLIKLGVDDNNTVLVTGGIQGDEPGGFMSANLLARGYEITSGSLYVVPNLNMPSIIKKSRGVNGDMNRKFDIISDKDPEKDIVEQIKSLVLEPNITMLVNLHDGSGFYRPKYINPTMNPNRWGNIVIIDQIALDGAIYGDLEKNANKVVERLNDKLLNPIHKYHLRNTRTAEGDKEMLKSLSYFAIKNGKAAYANEASKTLPIHERVYYHLSAVEEYLKLAGIEFKRKFELTPQGVKRALDEDLSVLVCGKFLFHSPKARLGYIPLPSSGELKIDCDNALVALSKNQNEYNIHYGNTIVTRFTPEYFEYSNLVDETSIKIDNDEVKSVKLGQKIVVNNSFMIIPKDKIRANIIGYGTTIVDESGIKITKDMIKSRFSMDKKGQIYRVEFYEISDKKDKFIGMILVEFAK; this comes from the coding sequence ATCATTATATTTTTAACAATTTTTATCTTTGTTAGTGGTGCTTATGCTAAATTCACATTGATAAAGCTAGGAGTCGATGATAATAACACTGTGCTTGTTACAGGAGGGATCCAAGGTGATGAGCCGGGCGGATTTATGTCAGCAAATTTGCTAGCTCGTGGTTATGAGATCACATCTGGGTCTTTATATGTGGTGCCAAATTTAAATATGCCAAGCATAATTAAAAAGTCCCGTGGCGTAAATGGTGATATGAATCGTAAATTTGATATTATCTCAGATAAAGATCCTGAAAAAGATATAGTAGAGCAGATTAAATCTTTGGTTTTAGAGCCAAATATCACTATGCTTGTGAATTTGCATGATGGAAGTGGATTTTATCGCCCAAAATATATAAATCCAACAATGAACCCAAACCGCTGGGGAAATATCGTTATAATTGATCAAATTGCTCTTGATGGTGCCATATATGGGGACTTAGAAAAAAACGCCAATAAAGTAGTAGAGAGATTAAATGATAAGCTTTTAAACCCAATCCACAAATATCATCTTCGCAATACACGCACCGCCGAAGGCGACAAAGAGATGCTAAAAAGCCTATCATATTTCGCTATCAAAAACGGCAAAGCAGCTTACGCCAATGAAGCTAGTAAGACTCTGCCGATACATGAGCGTGTATATTATCATTTGAGTGCGGTTGAAGAGTATTTGAAATTAGCTGGGATAGAGTTTAAACGCAAATTTGAGCTAACGCCTCAAGGGGTTAAGAGAGCCTTAGATGAAGATTTATCTGTGCTTGTGTGTGGTAAGTTTTTGTTTCATTCTCCAAAAGCTAGATTAGGATATATCCCACTTCCAAGTAGTGGTGAGCTAAAAATTGATTGCGATAATGCGCTTGTGGCATTGAGTAAAAATCAAAATGAATACAACATCCATTATGGCAATACCATAGTTACGAGATTTACGCCAGAGTATTTTGAGTATTCAAATTTAGTTGATGAGACTAGTATTAAGATCGATAATGATGAGGTTAAGAGTGTTAAATTAGGTCAAAAAATTGTAGTAAATAATAGCTTTATGATAATCCCAAAAGATAAAATAAGAGCAAATATAATAGGATATGGAACAACCATAGTAGATGAAAGCGGGATTAAAATTACCAAAGATATGATAAAATCACGCTTTTCAATGGATAAAAAGGGGCAAATTTATAGGGTTGAATTTTACGAAATTTCAGATAAAAAGGATAAATTTATCGGTATGATTTTGGTGGAGTTTGCTAAGTGA
- a CDS encoding disulfide isomerase: MKFKKLFLAFSLLFAIGANAISEGKEYIKLPSNAEFKDASNSVIEIFSYSCIHCYNHFKAGTLKFVSEMLPDLKYDEWQVRQMGEYGFEMSEVLGYAKSLDDKNGLSTLSAKSNFHQVLKGFFEDAFVSKKRYKNAQEFYQRAVNILQSNGVKDSSVENILKYINSQEGKAYAKLTDQALEVAKISGTPGFVVNGKYLINIEYVNSQEELVEIISEIVKLK; the protein is encoded by the coding sequence ATGAAATTTAAAAAACTTTTCTTAGCATTTTCTTTGCTATTTGCCATTGGCGCAAATGCTATTAGCGAAGGCAAAGAGTATATCAAACTACCTTCAAACGCAGAGTTTAAAGACGCTTCAAATAGCGTTATTGAGATATTTAGTTATAGCTGTATCCACTGCTATAATCACTTTAAAGCTGGCACGCTTAAATTTGTATCTGAGATGCTACCTGATCTAAAATATGATGAGTGGCAAGTGCGTCAAATGGGCGAATATGGCTTTGAGATGAGTGAAGTTTTAGGCTATGCTAAGAGCTTAGATGATAAAAATGGTCTAAGCACTCTAAGTGCTAAATCAAATTTTCATCAAGTTTTAAAAGGCTTTTTTGAAGATGCTTTTGTGAGTAAAAAAAGATATAAAAACGCCCAAGAATTTTATCAAAGAGCCGTAAATATCCTACAATCAAACGGCGTAAAAGATAGTAGCGTTGAAAATATCTTAAAATACATAAATTCGCAAGAGGGCAAAGCCTATGCTAAATTAACAGACCAAGCCTTAGAAGTGGCTAAAATCAGCGGAACTCCAGGCTTTGTGGTGAATGGCAAATACCTAATCAATATCGAATATGTAAATAGCCAAGAAGAGTTAGTCGAGATAATCTCTGAGATAGTTAAGCTAAAATAG
- a CDS encoding tetratricopeptide repeat protein, whose amino-acid sequence MRYIAFFIFFCSYLGAFTFSINSGKHDGNPYYIIHLQDDKDMICDERNNQENKVYSCRVFTKLNQNLKNQDLPFAKIGFYPLNDGFVVIIEPKITSRIFNVNNRLFDSQNSLADKTNRSKHFTININKRLNELDTSYIKGIEFPIKYPNLLHPSVGALDLNKEPITYNENGDMGIYLLVKRNYERQNYQEVINESQKAINMHPDSIFVGEFLLYQIRSLDKLVKEETQYQAIQAINKNIIDLSKVWMRFNGSDRNYPEILYINMIANISSDLFDDAEYILDILMTEHSNDNWTKQAIIGYADYLASRGKLNDAMRFYEDVLYSSNDVDIASEATFRLVKIYLSQQRFLEAAQYIDKVVITNPKFIISDKSYSLEIADELRANSLFDTAAKIYKAVFLDSTLHDGYYESSLRKLGATLVRGSEPVSAYEYLQKYKSEFADNEFNSEIEYALDRLFFELPDRNSDERHSHYKNLLAKYPGQELADMALIEEVKLSFEEKKYNDILSLNNLILDLNQSDITDMMEASALSLANRYNQSSDCLDVVALSDKYNIQSKVADQLKLFNCYYRTKRYNQAYNLTQANLNEPNLNNRVVWLNNLTKINYQLSKFTAAIDSSFKAVELASKVPYSDPSEAIIYRFYSLLKLDRFDEAIRALDTLKDKRGIDIMLVEAYDAAMIYANSKGDKVAKEYSKRVLDLQNKLNIDTFSPEADFIYAENLAMDLEFDEAKNVILKLLNKNLQPQNRARALHKIAQIEISQNNPKAAAPYVDECLNIAENSEWRELCLEQKRLVDGI is encoded by the coding sequence ATGAGATATATAGCTTTTTTCATATTTTTTTGCTCTTATTTAGGCGCTTTTACATTTAGCATTAATAGTGGTAAACATGATGGAAATCCCTATTATATCATACATCTTCAAGATGATAAGGATATGATTTGTGATGAGAGAAATAACCAAGAAAATAAAGTATATAGCTGTAGGGTTTTTACTAAATTAAATCAAAATTTAAAAAACCAAGATCTACCATTTGCCAAAATCGGATTTTATCCTTTAAATGATGGGTTTGTGGTGATAATAGAGCCTAAGATAACATCTAGAATATTTAATGTCAATAATAGATTATTTGATTCTCAAAACTCCCTAGCTGATAAAACCAATCGCTCCAAACACTTCACAATCAATATAAATAAGAGATTAAATGAGCTAGATACAAGCTATATAAAGGGGATTGAATTCCCTATCAAATACCCAAATTTACTTCATCCAAGCGTTGGTGCCTTGGATCTAAATAAAGAGCCAATCACATATAATGAAAATGGCGATATGGGGATCTATCTCCTAGTCAAAAGAAATTACGAGCGTCAAAATTATCAAGAGGTAATTAACGAGAGTCAAAAGGCGATAAATATGCACCCAGATAGCATATTTGTGGGTGAGTTTTTGCTATACCAAATTCGCTCTTTAGATAAACTAGTCAAAGAAGAGACCCAATACCAAGCCATACAAGCGATAAATAAAAATATAATTGATCTATCCAAAGTTTGGATGAGATTTAACGGCTCAGATAGAAACTACCCTGAAATTTTATATATCAATATGATAGCAAATATCAGTAGCGATCTTTTTGATGATGCGGAGTATATATTAGATATTTTGATGACTGAACATAGCAATGACAACTGGACAAAACAGGCTATAATAGGCTATGCTGACTATCTAGCATCTCGTGGTAAATTAAATGACGCAATGAGATTTTATGAAGATGTATTGTATAGCTCAAATGATGTTGATATCGCTAGTGAAGCAACATTTAGGTTAGTTAAAATTTATCTATCTCAACAAAGATTTTTAGAAGCAGCTCAATATATAGATAAAGTAGTTATAACAAATCCTAAATTTATAATATCTGATAAAAGTTATAGCCTAGAGATTGCCGATGAGTTAAGGGCAAACAGTCTATTTGATACTGCAGCTAAGATATATAAGGCTGTTTTTTTGGATTCTACTTTACATGATGGGTATTATGAGAGTAGCCTTAGGAAGCTTGGGGCTACGCTAGTGCGTGGGAGTGAGCCAGTAAGTGCGTATGAGTATCTACAAAAATATAAGAGTGAATTTGCCGATAATGAATTTAATAGCGAGATAGAGTATGCTCTTGATAGGCTATTTTTTGAGTTGCCTGATAGAAATAGCGATGAGAGACACTCTCATTATAAAAATTTATTAGCCAAATATCCAGGTCAAGAGCTTGCTGATATGGCACTTATAGAAGAGGTTAAATTAAGCTTTGAAGAGAAAAAATATAATGATATTTTGAGCTTAAATAATTTAATATTGGATTTAAATCAAAGTGATATCACAGATATGATGGAGGCATCGGCGTTGAGCTTAGCTAATAGATATAATCAAAGCTCAGATTGCTTAGATGTCGTGGCTTTGAGTGATAAATACAATATCCAAAGTAAAGTAGCTGATCAATTAAAGCTATTTAACTGCTATTATAGAACCAAACGATACAATCAAGCTTATAATCTTACTCAAGCCAATTTAAATGAGCCAAATTTAAATAATAGAGTAGTTTGGTTAAATAATCTAACTAAAATCAACTACCAACTATCTAAATTCACCGCTGCTATAGATAGTAGCTTTAAGGCTGTAGAACTAGCTAGTAAGGTGCCATATAGCGATCCAAGCGAAGCGATAATTTATAGATTTTACTCACTTTTAAAATTAGATAGATTTGATGAGGCAATCAGAGCTTTGGATACACTAAAAGATAAAAGAGGTATCGATATAATGCTAGTTGAGGCGTATGACGCTGCTATGATATATGCTAATAGCAAGGGCGATAAAGTAGCTAAAGAGTATTCTAAAAGAGTCTTAGATCTACAAAATAAACTTAATATCGATACATTTAGCCCAGAAGCGGACTTCATATACGCTGAGAATTTAGCTATGGATTTGGAATTTGATGAGGCTAAAAATGTGATTTTAAAGCTTTTAAATAAAAACCTACAACCGCAAAATAGAGCTAGAGCCCTACACAAAATAGCCCAAATCGAAATTTCACAAAACAACCCAAAAGCCGCCGCACCATATGTAGATGAGTGCTTAAATATAGCTGAAAATAGCGAGTGGAGAGAGCTTTGCTTGGAGCAAAAGCGATTAGTTGATGGAATTTGA
- a CDS encoding YajQ family cyclic di-GMP-binding protein, whose product MADIHSFDISASVDMMEVKNALEIAKKEVANRFDFKGLKAEIELNEKDKTITLISSSDSKIDALKDIVISKLIKRDIPPVALSQKSIENASGGNVKSILKLNDTLDSDNAKKITKAIKDAKIKVNASIRGDEIRVESKSIDDLQSVIKLVKGLNLELPLSFKNLK is encoded by the coding sequence ATGGCTGATATTCATAGTTTTGATATTAGTGCTAGTGTAGATATGATGGAGGTCAAAAATGCCCTTGAAATAGCTAAAAAAGAAGTAGCTAATAGATTTGATTTTAAGGGTTTAAAGGCTGAAATTGAGCTAAATGAAAAGGACAAAACCATAACCCTAATTAGCTCAAGCGACTCAAAAATAGACGCACTAAAAGATATAGTAATAAGCAAACTAATAAAACGAGATATCCCACCAGTTGCCCTAAGTCAAAAGAGCATAGAAAACGCAAGTGGTGGCAATGTTAAATCAATTTTGAAACTAAATGATACCTTAGATAGCGACAATGCCAAAAAGATCACAAAAGCGATAAAAGATGCTAAAATCAAGGTAAATGCCTCCATCAGGGGCGATGAGATTAGAGTTGAGAGCAAGTCGATTGATGATCTACAAAGTGTGATTAAGCTTGTAAAGGGGCTAAATTTAGAGCTTCCTTTGAGTTTTAAAAATCTAAAATAA
- a CDS encoding coproporphyrinogen III oxidase family protein, with product MKLIQNLALKYAKFSLNRSLKSQLNLDILPHATTTPPDPSITYMLYAHIPFCHTFCPYCSFHKYAYDKSIAKEYFKNLRLEMEQIHALGYKFNSMYVGGGTTLIDENELIKTLELAKRLFNIDEISCESDPSHIEPNNLRRFKGLIKRLSIGVQSFNDDILKRVGRYDKFGSSQALITKLKNAVGILPITSIDLIFNFPNQTKDMLINDINLAKSIDADQITFYPLMKSNLTKAKIASSLGVSKFDNEFELYTIIEENFKDYHKNNAWSYAKNRSNFNDEYVSSKHEYLGIGSGGFSFINGKLFINAFNLNEYNSKIQNNQSSIIASCEFKPKERIKYLFLTEIFSGFIDISKFNQTNKTNLLKTLNIELRLLSLVGAIKITDNMIESTKFGRYLWVSLMKEFYIGMDRVRAIFKDDAKIKNSSKINIMKSQI from the coding sequence ATGAAACTTATACAAAATTTAGCCCTTAAATATGCGAAATTTTCGCTAAATCGCTCTTTGAAATCGCAATTAAATTTAGATATCTTGCCACACGCCACAACCACCCCACCAGACCCAAGTATAACCTATATGTTATATGCTCATATCCCATTTTGCCATACTTTTTGCCCATATTGTTCATTTCATAAATATGCTTATGACAAAAGCATCGCAAAAGAGTATTTTAAAAATTTGCGTTTAGAAATGGAGCAAATTCACGCCTTAGGGTATAAATTTAACTCCATGTATGTTGGTGGTGGCACTACTTTAATAGATGAAAATGAGCTTATAAAAACACTAGAATTAGCCAAAAGGCTCTTTAATATAGATGAAATTTCATGCGAGAGCGACCCAAGCCACATTGAACCTAATAATCTTAGGCGATTTAAAGGGTTGATTAAGCGTCTAAGTATCGGAGTACAAAGCTTCAATGATGATATCTTAAAAAGAGTTGGTAGATATGATAAATTCGGCTCAAGCCAAGCCCTAATCACAAAGTTAAAAAACGCCGTAGGCATCCTACCCATCACAAGTATAGATCTAATCTTTAACTTCCCAAACCAAACCAAAGATATGCTAATTAATGATATAAATTTAGCTAAAAGTATTGACGCAGATCAAATCACATTTTATCCGCTCATGAAATCCAATCTAACAAAAGCCAAAATAGCTTCTAGCTTAGGTGTAAGCAAATTTGATAATGAGTTTGAGCTTTATACCATCATAGAAGAAAATTTCAAAGATTATCACAAAAATAACGCCTGGTCTTATGCTAAGAATAGATCAAATTTCAATGATGAATATGTCAGCTCAAAGCACGAGTATTTAGGCATCGGAAGTGGTGGATTTAGCTTTATTAATGGCAAGCTTTTTATCAATGCTTTTAATCTAAATGAGTATAATAGCAAAATTCAAAATAACCAAAGCTCCATAATCGCAAGTTGCGAATTCAAACCAAAAGAGCGGATAAAATATCTATTTTTAACTGAAATTTTCAGTGGTTTTATTGATATTAGTAAATTCAATCAAACCAATAAAACAAATCTATTAAAAACGCTAAATATAGAATTAAGATTGCTAAGCCTTGTTGGTGCTATCAAAATCACAGATAATATGATTGAATCTACAAAATTTGGTAGATATTTGTGGGTGAGTTTGATGAAGGAGTTTTACATTGGGATGGATAGAGTAAGAGCCATTTTCAAAGATGACGCAAAGATCAAAAATAGCTCTAAAATAAATATAATGAAAAGCCAAATTTAA
- a CDS encoding phosphatidate cytidylyltransferase translates to MKKRVITGLALFVAFLVVAVLDIFWLNFLIFAAILVVAVLESLNLYGIKERSLAIIALIFFTIIPFVSGIQDIFKIIILNLVIVASVLAYIKSDNLKFILPFIYPVAPIFMLFGVYQSYGISALFWLIFSVIASDSGAYFVGKFFGKRSFSPSSPNKTLEGVIGGLIIGVAFGVISGLFLMDMAFVIVVLCSLSVVVFGIFGDLFESYLKRLAGVKDSGVILGEQGGILDRMDGYLFGVLAMYMVLI, encoded by the coding sequence ATGAAAAAGAGAGTTATCACTGGTTTGGCCTTATTTGTGGCGTTTTTGGTTGTGGCGGTGCTAGATATTTTTTGGCTAAATTTCTTAATTTTTGCTGCTATTTTGGTTGTGGCGGTCTTGGAGAGCTTGAATCTTTATGGGATTAAGGAGCGATCTTTGGCTATTATAGCGCTTATATTCTTTACTATAATTCCATTTGTGAGTGGGATACAAGATATTTTTAAGATTATTATTTTAAATTTGGTTATTGTGGCTAGTGTTTTGGCCTATATTAAAAGCGATAATTTGAAATTTATTTTGCCTTTTATCTATCCTGTTGCGCCGATATTTATGCTATTTGGAGTCTATCAAAGTTATGGTATTAGTGCTTTGTTTTGGCTTATTTTTAGTGTGATTGCTAGTGATAGTGGGGCGTATTTTGTTGGTAAATTTTTTGGTAAAAGAAGCTTTAGCCCATCAAGCCCAAATAAGACTTTAGAGGGCGTCATAGGTGGATTGATTATTGGTGTTGCTTTTGGGGTGATATCGGGGCTATTTTTGATGGATATGGCTTTTGTTATTGTGGTTTTGTGTAGTTTAAGTGTGGTGGTTTTTGGTATTTTTGGGGATCTATTTGAGAGCTATTTGAAGCGTTTGGCTGGGGTGAAAGATAGTGGTGTGATACTTGGCGAACAAGGTGGAATTTTAGATAGAATGGATGGATATTTGTTTGGTGTTTTAGCTATGTATATGGTGCTTATATGA